AACCTGTCTTACCAATTGTGATCaatgattttattaattttatgtaCTTGTCATGTGTGCTTATTTGTCTGTGCTCTCATTGCTGGAGATTGGCTTCTTTTAATTTTATGGTTAAGTAAATTTCTATTGGCTAACAGGTTGATGACATTCTTGAGACAAAATTGGATAAAAGGTTTCTGCTAGTTGTGGATAAAGGAACCTTAGATGCCATTGGACTGCATCCTGACGGTCCAATCAAAAGGTAGTAAATCCTGTATGTTACACATGTCTGTGTTTTTATAAATCATGTCCTAAAACGCTCTTGCTCTGGGTCCTCCCTCTAATGCTCTAACTTCCGGTCTCAATCAAATAAATAAacgtttttcttttttattactTTAAACTTACTTTCTGGATCAAGTGATGATAGAATTCAGTATGGTATCAAGGTATGCAGAGATCCCGAATTCAAGTAATAGTGACATCCATCATTCATGTATTACCGTTGCTCATCCACAAAATATTTTCACGTACTTGGTCCGAGATCTAAAATagatagataaataaataaagttgTCCACTCTCTAAAAGTGTTAAACTCCCTAAACAATGAGCAGTTTTATATTTCTCCTGTAGCTCCGTTTCATACAGTTAAGGTGTTCGTTGATTCTTTACCTATAATACCGTTTCTTTGTCATCTTATTGTGTGGTCATCTCAGGATTATGTACTGGGACTCTGTTTCAAGGCTTGTTGCTCCTGGTGGATTATTGGTGAGTCCCTCCGGCTTCTGTCctgtttatatatatttattttttcggGGCCAATCCTTCTCCAATTGCTATTATTAATTTGAAACATGCTGATTAAATACTTACCCGCCCCCCCACCAGTGTCAAAAAGAACAGATGCAGAGACATTATAGAGACCACTATGTTGGGCCTGGGAAATATATTCCCGTAGGAAGCATTCCTGACAAGTTAACATCATATAATTTAGTATATCGACATTTCTGGCTGTTAATTCAGTGTTTCCATACCATTATGTATTTATTTGTGAAGAGAGTTCATCATGATGAATAATTAGCCGTCATCTCCCTTTACCTGACTGGCCACCTGTTCTAGGTAATTACATCATGTAACAGTACGAAAGATGAATTGGTAGAAGAAGTGGATACGCTCAATCAAAGAAGGAACGCTGCTTGTCAAGGAGCTGGAGCAGTTGGAGGCCAAGAAGCTTCAGTAGATCCTCCTCCTTTCCGCTACCTTGATCACATTCGCACATATCCTACATTCACATTCGGAGGATCAGTAGGCTCACGTGTAGCGACAGTAGCATTCCTGAAGAACTGAATTATTACTTTCTCATCATTTTGGGTGCATTACTGCACTTTTTTGTTCCAAAAGTTTGTGTAACGTCGTGCAACCAAGGAGGATTTCTTTGGGAAAACAATTTCTGAATTATGCATGGTGAAGATTAATTGATCTAGTTTCTGTACAGGGTAATGTCAGTACTACATTAACAACATTGATCATCAGATGACCTGTGTTAGATGGAAAAAATTTACTTCTTAAGTCAACGTAATGTCATTCGGGAATATTGTTCGATGAACACTTTTTTAGCGCACTGAGGACTCTTCTATGGGAAAATGGACCACTGAAAGAAGATATTCGGTCTACCATTACACTGAAAAAATGCTAAGCATATAGTATTAGTGCGGGCTagctattttttgaaaaataatcatttgtgaaatttgaaatttgacTTTGGCTGTTTTGACGTGAAGCGAAACTCATAAAAACTGGTAATGCTAATTATGAAAGTGGGTAAAATTAATGAATGCTGCAAGACATTAGCAAATTATAAAAGATTATCCTGTGCAAGACATTAgcaaattataaaaaatttatccCTAATTATCTTAAAGTAATAAGTAGTACGTATTTTCACTTAGTTTGTAACTCTGAGAAGTAATAAGTCTCACTTCTAGGAAGGTCCAAAATGATTTTTGGATAACCGTGTGCAGACAAGGAGGGAGTATATGATAATCTAATATGGCTAACAGCAAGGCTATGATACACAGGTATTAATCACGCAGCCTAAGCTGTAATCTTCACGACAAATAGACAAACAAAAAAAGATAAAGCTGTTTTTTGTTCTTTTAATGAATAAATATTTCATCACTCGCCCCTATGTGTACTCATAAGTCATAGTCGCATATATTTATTAGACTCGTACAAGGTAACCATGTTCTTTTTTAATGTTACGCAGCCCCAACTTGTCACATGGACTCGTCTTTCTTTCCCTTTTATAAACCAAAAAATACACATATTCAAGTAACAAATATATATCTTAATCAAAATTTATACACGTAAAATATAGATACATATTGACCCCAAAATTAACTTTTATACAGCAAAATGCACATATCCAGTAATTTTTATTAGATATTCTTTTTACACTTAAAATATAGATGTTTTTGTTTGCCGAAACGAAGATTTTATATAACTGAATAAAATGGTACTTGTGGAGTACAAATTTGAGATAGAGCTATCTCTAAAGTGCAGAGCTGAGATAGACCTAAACGATGATATCCCAAAAAATCGATTCTCCCATCAGTTCATCATTAGGCGTCTATTGAATTTAAAGCAGAAGCGTATCTCTGTCTATCTTGTTCATGCCTTTTCCCCTTGCGGACGTTTCACATGGCATAAAACAAAAGATGTATAGAAAATAAAACTCACGAGCTAGCAAAATATAAGCGGTAGAACTCATGTTAAATATTCCTTGAAATCTACATCATGTCATGGAACTTTTATCCTTGCAACAAAAGTTACGTACATCAACAATCTCAAAGCTTTTTCTTCTCTTTGGACTTCTTAAGAAAGAAAACGTTGACAATGGATTTCAAATGTCAGGGAGAGGACAATATAGCTGAGCTAATGGAAAAATAAGCTTTGCTATTACAAGCTATAGGGCAATTAAATAACCCAAAAGAAAGTGTAAAAATGAAAATAATCTCGTATATATAGTTACGGATATATATAAACTTAGCAGTGATAAGCATAACCATGCCCAGTTTCAATGATAGTGGATAAGAAAAGAAGTAAGGTAGAGGCAAAGTGTGCAGCCAAGAACAGTAAATCCAATAGTTCCACCAGCCGTCAACAAAAGTTCAACACATTGATCCAATTGTTTCTTGCGTTTCTTCTGTAAATATAAACTTGCAGTTGTAGCTGTGTAATTCCAACCTTGCTCACATACCAAACATTTCTCCAATCTCTCTTTCATCTTCACTTCTTCTATCCTGGAGCTCAACACTTGTAAATTTGAATCAACAACATGCCCTGATTTCCCTGTAATTTTCACTTAATTAACATTACTAACCaacaaattattttcttattctAAGTCTCTAGTGGAGATATATAGTACCAAAATATACCGACAATATAATGGATTTTTACATAATCAATGTACATTAGCTTCTTGTAGTCGGCTAAGTTAATTGTCTTATTTTTCAGGTTACTAAATTCACTTATTATGGACAGTTACCTGTAGTTTTCTTTTAGGAGTTCTGATAGTGTAAATAagcaaaaatgaaaggaaaataaCATACCTTCATCTCTATAGCTCTGAGCTCTGATTTGGGGTAGCTTTTGACGTACCCTGTACTTGCTAGATGGGATGATTATAGCTGGAAAACAAACAACTGAAGAAGCCATGTTAATTTGATCAGCTTTTTACTATGAAGAAACTCAAATTTCCAAGAGAGGATTAGTTTTCTGAGTTTATAAGAAACGGTATTAGTACTGCTGCCAAGCTAAGTCTTCTGAATTATGATTGCAGTAATCGCATGTTTAAATATTTGCTTCACGCCTCAGATATATACAATGACATAACGTCGTCAACCCGCAAtgtatttaattattatttttctattttcatTTCAACTTAACTAATTAATGTTGTTTTGGTTCTCGCTTAGCGAGTCAAGCAATTACTCCCTCCTGGTTTATATTAAGGGGTGTTTTTAGCTTGAACACGCCTCTTAAGAAATCTACCCACTCTTAGAAAGTAAGAAGTGCTTTTACTAACTTATTCTTAATTAAATAGTTAATACATGTTTAATATAGCTTCTTGATTACATAAATACCTACTTATCTAAATTTATaaggataaatttggaagaaaacaattaCCTTCTTGATTATATGAAACCTTATTTATTttgaattaaaataaaaaagaaaaaaaacaacacTTAATAtgaaggcttaatgcatatgcggccccctaaacttgcatctttttttcttttcattttggcacctcaactaagtgttgttcttattgaatccTTGAACTTGACCTCaaatgtgtctatcaaacacagtCCGACTTACATAGcatatatggtgagtttcatCTTTTTAATCAAGTATGGTTGGCAGAAGACCCTACTAATCACAATAACTGAAACTAAAACTAAAAATAATTGAAAATCAAAACATATTTTACAAAGAGAATCAAGAATTCACATATGAATACATCATCTTACATGCATAGCATTATCTTTATCAACATAGTCAAATTCCATGCATATATTAGCTTAACTTTCACGGATACATGATGTGAGATGCTACGTAAGTCGggttgtgtttgatagacacgcCTGAGGCCAAGTTTAagagttcaataggaacaacttttaattgaggtgtcaaaatgaaaagaaaaaaaaaagtttagggggccgcatatgcattaagcctaataTGAACATAAGAGTCATACATAGTATACCAGACAACATAAAAATCATCATTGGAATTTGGTGATAAGGCAAAAAAGTCGAACATTTTAATTTGAACCAAAAACAAAATTGTTTAGGTGCGCCGGCAATAAGGAAATAAAGGGAATTTGACTCCGGATTAATTCTGATCATAATTTATTCTTACGAGTTTGTTTCTGGTTCTGGATTTACTAAGTCAATACTCTCAACAGAGGCGAAGTCAGAAATCGAAACTTGTGGGTTCGGAATTATAATTTGATTAAGTTATTGGGTTCTAAATTaacaatttatacatattcaataAATTTTTCAAGACAAATACATATTTTAGACCAAAattactgggttcggccgaacctgcGAGTCGTATGCTAGCTCCGCCCCAGACTCTCAATATCAGAGTTAATATATGTTGTAAATACATGCATGAACTGTGCTGAGTTTTGAGGCTGCGTGGATAAATGAGGTTTTATTCAACAATCATGTCGTATTATCTGTTTAATTAACCTTAATTAAATAATTTCTTATATGGCATAATTCAATTAGTCATGTGGGGGAGGACCtgctttaatttttttatttttggataaTGCTACCTAGACATCTTCCTAATCAAGGGATATGGCATGACAAGTAAGAACCTGCTTGGCCAAGATATCAAAAATTCAAAATAAGCTTATTTTGGAAAATGTATTTATCAAAAGTACTTCTAACATAGTACTTTGCGTTTGGCTAAATCATTTTGGAAGTTCCTTGATTAGCAGCTCGTGATTGATCAATATTTTCAAAAAAGAAATATTGCTTTTAATTGTCAAATTACGGGGGGAAAAAAACTACTGTTGATTTTaatttaataaatatatatattttttatatggaTAATCTTATCCTAAAAATGAAGATCACTTATTTTTGGAAGAAGCTATTTCTTTCAGCTTCTAT
Above is a genomic segment from Lycium barbarum isolate Lr01 chromosome 12, ASM1917538v2, whole genome shotgun sequence containing:
- the LOC132623035 gene encoding uncharacterized protein LOC132623035 codes for the protein MASSVVCFPAIIIPSSKYRVRQKLPQIRAQSYRDEGKSGHVVDSNLQVLSSRIEEVKMKERLEKCLVCEQGWNYTATTASLYLQKKRKKQLDQCVELLLTAGGTIGFTVLGCTLCLYLTSFLIHYH